The Brevibacillus brevis genome contains a region encoding:
- a CDS encoding response regulator transcription factor — MKHVTILIADDEAEIAELVALHVKKEGYHTIIAADGKAALQAVQTHSIDLAILDIMMPGLDGYEVTRLIREQHNMPIIFLSAKASDLDKISGLVMGADDYMTKPFNPMELVARVNAQLRRFKQLNQPAVAVASNKVLEAGGLVIYPEQRTVSLYGETIELTPKEFDILYLLASYPKKVFSADNIFQQVWGEAYYEGCNTVMVHIRTLRKKLGEEKTKNKWIKTVWGVGYSFNG; from the coding sequence ATGAAGCACGTCACCATATTGATCGCCGACGATGAAGCGGAGATTGCTGAGCTCGTTGCCTTGCATGTAAAAAAAGAAGGTTACCATACAATTATCGCAGCGGATGGAAAGGCAGCACTCCAAGCTGTGCAGACGCATTCGATTGATTTGGCGATTCTCGATATTATGATGCCTGGGCTGGATGGCTATGAGGTCACCCGGCTCATTCGTGAACAGCACAATATGCCGATCATCTTTTTGAGTGCCAAGGCGTCCGATCTGGATAAAATCTCGGGATTGGTGATGGGCGCAGATGATTATATGACCAAGCCATTCAATCCAATGGAATTGGTCGCCCGTGTGAATGCCCAGCTCCGACGCTTTAAGCAGCTGAATCAGCCAGCAGTAGCAGTGGCGAGTAACAAGGTCTTAGAGGCAGGTGGACTCGTCATTTATCCAGAGCAGCGAACCGTGAGCCTGTACGGAGAAACGATTGAGTTAACGCCAAAAGAGTTTGATATTCTCTACCTGCTGGCCAGCTATCCAAAGAAGGTATTTAGTGCGGATAATATTTTCCAGCAGGTGTGGGGCGAAGCGTACTATGAAGGCTGCAATACAGTCATGGTACACATTCGCACCTTGCGAAAGAAGCTGGGAGAAGAAAAAACCAAGAACAAGTGGATCAAAACGGTCTGGGGCGTGGGGTATTCCTTTAATGGCTAA
- a CDS encoding transporter substrate-binding domain-containing protein: protein MKKLMFAVVSSLLALTVSACGSGTDQAATTSGQSGAKKYVFGTDATYPPFEFEKDGKYVGIDIDLINAIAKEEGFEVEIKPMDFKGIIPAVQAKQLDGAIAGISITDKRKEILDFSEPYYQAGLSLVVREDNTTINGEADLAGKTIAIKKGTTGATFADELGKKYGATVKYFDDSPSMFQEVQNGNADVTIEDYPVISYKIAVDPASKLKIVGDRLNGDHYGIAVLKGNKELQDKLNSGLKKLKENGKYDEIINTYLSTKK, encoded by the coding sequence ATGAAAAAACTAATGTTTGCTGTTGTTTCTAGTTTGTTGGCGCTCACGGTAAGTGCATGTGGAAGTGGCACAGATCAGGCTGCTACAACATCCGGGCAATCCGGTGCAAAGAAGTACGTTTTTGGTACAGATGCAACATACCCACCCTTTGAGTTTGAAAAAGACGGAAAATACGTGGGAATTGACATCGACCTGATCAATGCGATCGCCAAAGAAGAAGGCTTTGAGGTAGAAATTAAGCCGATGGACTTCAAAGGAATCATTCCGGCTGTTCAAGCGAAGCAATTGGACGGTGCCATTGCAGGGATCAGCATCACTGATAAGCGCAAAGAAATTTTAGATTTCTCTGAACCTTACTATCAAGCAGGTCTTTCCCTGGTCGTGCGTGAGGACAACACAACGATCAATGGAGAGGCAGATTTGGCTGGCAAAACGATTGCTATCAAAAAAGGCACGACTGGCGCTACCTTTGCTGATGAGCTGGGGAAAAAGTACGGAGCCACTGTCAAATACTTCGACGATAGCCCTTCCATGTTCCAAGAGGTTCAAAACGGCAACGCTGATGTGACCATCGAGGACTATCCGGTTATCTCGTATAAAATTGCGGTAGACCCTGCATCCAAGCTGAAAATTGTAGGCGATCGTCTCAATGGTGACCACTACGGCATCGCGGTTTTAAAAGGCAATAAAGAACTGCAGGACAAACTCAACTCCGGTCTGAAGAAGCTGAAAGAGAACGGGAAATACGACGAAATCATCAACACATACTTGAGCACAAAAAAGTAA
- a CDS encoding amino acid ABC transporter permease, with the protein MSSSWDVIVDALPVLAQGSVVTLKITVISLFFALLIGLLFGLMSTSRSKILRGIATAYVDFLRGTPLLVQIFFIYFGLPPVLDIKIPETTAGILALSLNAGAYLAEIFRGGILSIDKGQMEAARSLGLTHGKAMRLVILPQAVRRMIPAFVNQFIVTLKDTSLLTVIGIRELMNSGEIIISSNFRSFEIWAVVAVFYFLMIYILSLLSRSLERRFAK; encoded by the coding sequence ATGAGCAGTAGTTGGGATGTCATTGTCGATGCACTTCCTGTCTTGGCCCAAGGCTCTGTGGTCACGTTAAAAATAACGGTCATTTCTCTGTTTTTCGCCCTCTTAATCGGATTGCTTTTTGGTTTAATGAGCACGAGCCGCTCCAAAATACTCCGCGGCATTGCAACCGCTTACGTTGACTTTCTCCGCGGCACACCGCTATTGGTTCAAATCTTCTTTATTTATTTTGGATTGCCGCCTGTCCTTGATATCAAAATTCCAGAGACAACCGCAGGTATTCTTGCACTCAGCCTCAATGCCGGAGCGTACCTGGCTGAAATTTTCCGCGGAGGGATTCTCTCCATCGATAAAGGGCAGATGGAAGCTGCTCGCTCCCTGGGACTCACGCACGGAAAAGCCATGCGCCTGGTTATCTTGCCCCAGGCTGTTCGCCGCATGATCCCTGCTTTCGTCAACCAATTCATCGTGACGCTAAAAGACACCTCTCTCTTAACCGTTATTGGTATCCGTGAACTGATGAACAGCGGTGAGATTATCATTTCTAGCAACTTCCGCTCATTCGAAATTTGGGCTGTAGTAGCGGTCTTCTATTTCCTGATGATTTACATCCTCAGCCTGCTATCCCGTTCCCTTGAGAGGAGGTTCGCGAAATGA
- a CDS encoding amino acid ABC transporter ATP-binding protein encodes MIHVENLKKSFGSLEVLKDISTTVEEREVVCVIGPSGSGKSTFLRCLNQLEEVTSGKITIEGMEVTSPKVDINKLRERVGMVFQRFNLFPHLTVLENIMLAPKHVKNSERQQNEQKALQLLKKVDLADKRDVYPDRLSGGQQQRVAITRALAMDPHIMLFDEPTSALDPEMVGEVLQVMKDLAKEGMTMVVVTHEMGFAREVADRVIFMDGGYIVEEGTPAEIFDNPQHERTKAFLSKVL; translated from the coding sequence ATGATTCATGTAGAGAATTTGAAAAAGAGCTTTGGCTCGTTGGAAGTCTTAAAAGACATCTCGACTACCGTTGAAGAGCGCGAAGTTGTCTGTGTCATTGGTCCCTCCGGCTCGGGAAAAAGTACGTTTCTGCGCTGTCTGAACCAGTTGGAAGAGGTGACATCCGGCAAAATCACCATCGAGGGCATGGAGGTTACCTCCCCCAAAGTGGACATTAACAAGCTGAGAGAGCGTGTCGGCATGGTGTTTCAGCGGTTCAATCTCTTCCCGCATCTCACGGTTTTGGAAAATATCATGCTCGCACCCAAGCACGTCAAAAATTCGGAGCGCCAGCAAAATGAACAAAAGGCGCTGCAACTCCTCAAAAAAGTAGACTTGGCGGACAAGCGAGACGTGTATCCAGATCGGCTGTCAGGCGGTCAACAGCAGCGCGTAGCCATTACCCGTGCGCTCGCCATGGACCCTCACATCATGCTGTTCGATGAACCTACCTCTGCACTCGACCCCGAAATGGTCGGAGAGGTTCTTCAGGTGATGAAGGATTTGGCCAAAGAAGGAATGACGATGGTCGTGGTTACGCATGAGATGGGCTTCGCCCGTGAAGTAGCCGATCGAGTAATTTTCATGGATGGCGGATACATCGTAGAAGAAGGCACGCCTGCCGAGATTTTTGACAATCCCCAGCATGAGAGAACCAAAGCATTTCTCAGTAAAGTGCTGTAG
- a CDS encoding amylo-alpha-1,6-glucosidase, with amino-acid sequence MQFDLGIVPFSRYGSYLVLSRLGNTKRAEGLYLRNIRGGDNHDGAIFRIEMVADGVAIPFETEATPTLLRLCGDKGEVKLCMSEPQLVQIRGQGVGLRLVLESTAVDYAIQVGAGCWEINHFSTEIRLRVTPLAGALTVNPTKATREEKVSVTILPDEETGVLEGVLEEFHTVWKERSYPAFADGWEQVKKEYDEWLERTLSVSEEHREGLSEARELAAYITWSCVVRPEGYLPRSAMYMSKNWMTNIWSWDHCFNAMALTRANLPLAWDQLMIFIDRQDESGVFPDFINDRYALWNCCKPPIHGWTLRWMLDRNDAITNEMLEAVYEPLCRWTDWWFRYRDDDQDGIPQYNHGYDCGWDNSTIFLDGAPIESPDLPAYLILQMDVLADLAKRLGRYEEAAKWKEKAEMTLQRLLEKHWNGENFFATHSGSDQPTRGDSLIRYMPLVLGEKLPQDIRAKLIADLQERFLTENGLATESPTSSFYRADGYWLGPIWAPVTMLLVDGLRRAGEIAFSQEIAGRFCRMAARSGMAENFDALTGDGLRDRAFTWTSSVFLMLANEYV; translated from the coding sequence ATGCAGTTTGATTTAGGAATCGTTCCTTTTAGCCGATACGGGTCGTATCTCGTACTCTCGCGATTGGGTAACACCAAGCGAGCAGAAGGGCTGTATTTGCGCAATATTCGTGGAGGAGACAACCACGATGGCGCGATTTTTCGAATAGAAATGGTAGCCGATGGTGTGGCGATTCCATTTGAGACGGAGGCTACGCCAACCTTGCTGCGTCTTTGCGGGGATAAGGGCGAAGTGAAGCTGTGCATGAGCGAGCCGCAGCTGGTGCAGATACGTGGTCAAGGCGTTGGATTGCGACTGGTGCTGGAATCGACGGCAGTAGACTACGCGATTCAAGTAGGAGCGGGATGCTGGGAAATCAATCACTTTTCCACGGAAATTCGCTTGCGAGTGACTCCACTTGCTGGAGCGCTGACGGTGAATCCCACGAAGGCAACTCGTGAAGAGAAAGTGAGCGTAACCATTCTTCCCGACGAGGAAACGGGTGTGCTGGAAGGCGTACTGGAGGAGTTCCACACGGTGTGGAAGGAGCGCAGCTATCCTGCTTTTGCCGATGGATGGGAGCAGGTAAAAAAAGAGTACGACGAGTGGCTGGAACGGACACTCTCTGTCTCTGAGGAGCATCGCGAAGGCTTGAGTGAAGCACGAGAGCTCGCGGCGTATATCACCTGGTCTTGTGTGGTGAGACCAGAAGGCTATCTGCCACGGTCCGCCATGTACATGTCCAAAAACTGGATGACGAATATCTGGAGCTGGGATCATTGCTTCAATGCGATGGCACTGACGCGAGCAAACTTGCCGCTGGCGTGGGATCAGCTCATGATTTTTATCGACAGGCAGGACGAGAGTGGTGTCTTCCCCGATTTTATCAATGATCGGTATGCGTTGTGGAATTGCTGCAAGCCTCCGATTCACGGCTGGACGCTGCGCTGGATGCTGGATCGGAACGACGCGATTACAAACGAGATGCTGGAAGCGGTGTACGAGCCGCTTTGTCGCTGGACCGATTGGTGGTTCCGCTACCGCGATGATGATCAGGACGGGATTCCACAGTACAATCACGGCTATGATTGCGGCTGGGACAACAGCACGATTTTTCTCGATGGGGCACCGATTGAAAGCCCGGATTTGCCTGCGTATTTGATTTTGCAAATGGATGTGCTGGCGGATTTGGCGAAGAGACTGGGACGTTACGAAGAGGCAGCGAAGTGGAAGGAAAAGGCCGAAATGACGCTGCAACGGCTCCTGGAGAAGCACTGGAATGGCGAAAACTTCTTCGCAACCCACTCTGGAAGTGATCAGCCTACCCGAGGGGACAGCTTGATTCGCTATATGCCTCTCGTGCTAGGCGAAAAGCTGCCGCAGGACATCCGGGCCAAGCTAATTGCTGACTTGCAGGAGCGGTTTTTGACAGAGAATGGATTGGCTACGGAGAGTCCAACCAGTTCCTTCTACCGCGCTGATGGCTACTGGTTAGGCCCGATCTGGGCGCCAGTGACGATGCTCTTGGTCGATGGATTGCGGCGAGCAGGCGAAATAGCGTTTTCTCAGGAGATTGCCGGACGTTTTTGCCGAATGGCAGCGCGCAGTGGCATGGCGGAAAACTTCGATGCGCTGACTGGTGATGGACTGAGGGACCGGGCCTTTACCTGGACGTCCAGCGTGTTTTTGATGCTGGCGAACGAGTATGTATAG
- a CDS encoding YesL family protein, translated as MGIRAKWEDWAWSFHQFGERLLRMAAAHLMWVACTLMGGIVFGIFPATAALHDVLSGKWNDRGLPSAFWHAFRHYFWRSQWLGAGKVLTGAILWVDVVFFLRLGSLWGLSIAAVFAGIGFLHAATSCHAFSLLVREDADVKRTLKQSFWLVAAFPLHSLVTMGGLLLLLILLLAIPVLPILLGASLPVWWMNARMSRLLEKRDRKRSNKQPRGETYAV; from the coding sequence GTGGGGATTCGGGCGAAATGGGAAGACTGGGCATGGTCATTTCATCAATTTGGTGAGCGATTGCTGCGGATGGCGGCGGCGCATCTCATGTGGGTGGCGTGCACGCTCATGGGAGGCATCGTCTTTGGGATCTTCCCGGCGACAGCTGCTCTGCACGACGTACTTAGCGGCAAGTGGAATGACCGTGGGCTTCCGTCCGCCTTCTGGCATGCTTTTCGCCACTACTTCTGGAGGAGCCAATGGCTTGGGGCAGGGAAGGTGCTAACGGGGGCAATCCTGTGGGTCGATGTGGTGTTTTTCCTTCGCTTGGGCTCCCTGTGGGGGCTCTCGATTGCGGCCGTTTTTGCGGGGATCGGATTCTTGCATGCGGCTACCTCTTGCCACGCTTTTTCCCTGCTTGTTCGGGAGGATGCAGACGTAAAGAGGACGCTCAAGCAATCGTTTTGGCTGGTTGCGGCCTTTCCATTGCATTCGCTCGTCACGATGGGAGGCTTGCTCCTTCTCTTGATTCTCTTGCTGGCGATTCCTGTTTTGCCGATCTTGTTGGGAGCGAGTCTGCCTGTCTGGTGGATGAACGCCAGAATGAGTCGTCTGCTGGAAAAGCGCGATCGTAAACGATCGAACAAGCAACCACGAGGTGAGACATATGCAGTTTGA
- a CDS encoding carbohydrate ABC transporter permease has protein sequence MIRKTIAYASLIFFSFLFLAPFYWMISTALKSDDEILQYPPKWIPDVLHWENFGNAWMSQPFHLYLENSLTVTILTTVGQLISSSLVAYGFARFTFKGRDFLFMVVLATMMIPWEVTMIPLYMEFNYLGWINTLKPLIVPSFFGSAFYIFLMRQFILTIPRELDEAARIDGAGSFQIYARIIMPLMMPALILVSVFNILGTWNDYLGPLIFLNDQSQYTLTLGLAQFKGMYEVEATGLMAVTFLISLPPLLLFFLAQRYIVDNSAGVAIK, from the coding sequence TTGATACGCAAAACGATCGCTTATGCGAGCTTGATTTTTTTCTCTTTCCTGTTTCTCGCACCGTTTTACTGGATGATCTCTACTGCGCTCAAGTCGGACGATGAGATTTTGCAGTACCCACCCAAATGGATTCCGGATGTGCTGCATTGGGAGAACTTCGGGAATGCGTGGATGTCGCAGCCGTTTCATCTGTATTTGGAAAACTCGTTGACGGTGACGATCCTGACCACGGTTGGTCAGTTGATATCGTCTTCACTGGTTGCGTACGGCTTTGCCCGGTTCACGTTTAAAGGAAGAGACTTTCTGTTCATGGTCGTTCTGGCTACGATGATGATTCCGTGGGAAGTGACGATGATCCCGTTGTACATGGAGTTCAACTACCTGGGCTGGATCAACACGCTCAAGCCGTTGATTGTTCCTTCGTTCTTCGGGTCAGCGTTTTATATTTTCCTCATGCGACAGTTTATTTTGACCATTCCGCGTGAGCTGGATGAAGCGGCGCGTATTGATGGTGCGGGTTCGTTTCAGATTTACGCCCGGATTATTATGCCGTTGATGATGCCTGCTCTGATTTTGGTGAGTGTATTCAACATCTTAGGCACATGGAACGACTATTTGGGTCCACTCATTTTCTTGAATGACCAAAGTCAGTACACGCTGACGCTGGGACTGGCGCAATTTAAAGGGATGTATGAAGTAGAGGCTACCGGGCTGATGGCGGTAACGTTCCTGATCTCGCTTCCGCCGTTGCTCCTCTTTTTCCTCGCTCAACGATATATCGTAGACAATTCAGCTGGCGTTGCTATCAAGTAA
- a CDS encoding carbohydrate ABC transporter permease — protein MTVQPKKLRGRAFLTPYLFILPWILGFLAFTLGPMLFSLVMSFFDWPVVGEVTFVGLDNYVNMFTDDPLFWQSLWVTIKFALLFVPLNLFIALFLAMMLNQKVKGSGFFRTVFYLPSVISGVALAMIWAWVYDGEYGIFNYLLSLVGITGPDWLNDTSWALVAMVIASLWGQGSMVLIFLAGLKSIPESLYEAASIDGAGAVQKFFRITLPMVSPTILFNLIMTIISAFQQLSLALLLTGGGPLQSTYFYAMYAYDNAFKYFKMGYASANSWFMFVIILVLTFLVFKTSGKWVYYEGDNRRGGEEA, from the coding sequence ATGACCGTTCAACCGAAAAAACTCAGGGGAAGGGCGTTTCTTACGCCCTATCTTTTTATCTTGCCTTGGATTCTCGGCTTTCTCGCTTTTACGCTGGGACCGATGTTGTTTTCGCTCGTCATGAGCTTTTTTGATTGGCCTGTCGTTGGTGAGGTTACGTTTGTCGGCTTGGACAATTACGTCAATATGTTTACGGACGATCCATTGTTTTGGCAATCGCTCTGGGTCACGATTAAATTCGCGCTGTTGTTTGTCCCGTTGAATTTGTTTATCGCGTTGTTTTTGGCCATGATGCTGAATCAGAAGGTAAAAGGCAGCGGGTTTTTCCGCACAGTATTTTACTTGCCGAGCGTGATTTCCGGTGTGGCGCTGGCGATGATTTGGGCGTGGGTGTACGACGGGGAATACGGCATTTTCAACTATTTGCTCAGTCTGGTTGGGATTACAGGTCCAGATTGGCTAAACGATACGTCGTGGGCGCTCGTTGCCATGGTAATCGCCAGTCTGTGGGGGCAAGGCTCCATGGTATTGATTTTCCTGGCGGGGCTCAAAAGCATCCCGGAGAGCTTGTATGAGGCGGCTTCGATTGATGGGGCGGGGGCGGTGCAAAAGTTTTTCCGCATAACACTGCCAATGGTGAGCCCAACGATTTTGTTCAACCTGATTATGACGATCATTAGTGCGTTCCAGCAGCTGAGTCTAGCGCTCTTGCTCACAGGAGGCGGACCGTTGCAGTCTACGTATTTCTATGCCATGTACGCGTATGACAACGCCTTCAAATACTTCAAGATGGGTTATGCTTCGGCGAACTCCTGGTTTATGTTTGTGATCATTTTGGTATTGACCTTCCTCGTATTTAAAACATCCGGCAAATGGGTGTACTACGAGGGTGACAACCGCAGGGGAGGGGAAGAAGCTTGA
- a CDS encoding ABC transporter substrate-binding protein, giving the protein MKKVASKWMAAGMALLLAVGAGCSQAQPAGTDGTSSNTGATTPASSDKKETVTLRFATWDTDQMLKIQQDIAKQFEQKNPGVKVQVEAYADGFDQKLVAAFGAKNPPDVMYMWDFPTYNASLEPLDEYVKKDPSVAIDDFYQGLLNYNRFDGKLFGLPAGFSTRVVFYNKKLFNEANVPLPTDDWTWDDFKSAAKQLTVRDKKQYGFAVRSEPDTYDLQQFVWSNGSSFISPDGKTIEGYMNSKETAEALQIFSDLTKDKSALLVGGKNQQSGNDLFKAGKLAMYDNGVWSLESYKKANVDFGTVVMPQFPGKPGKGVIATSSVSIAKDSKNKELAWEFLKFFVSSDAIKMRTSDLPVRISVVQEKKLDQDPLYAPFYKTLEQSTDTPAFLLNPHWNEINRNLSAAVNAIMMGQNAEELLNKAVKDSQKFLQK; this is encoded by the coding sequence ATGAAAAAGGTTGCGTCAAAATGGATGGCAGCTGGCATGGCACTTCTTTTGGCCGTCGGAGCCGGTTGTTCACAAGCCCAGCCAGCAGGAACAGACGGCACGTCTAGTAACACAGGTGCGACAACGCCAGCATCGTCTGATAAAAAGGAAACGGTTACATTGCGTTTCGCGACATGGGATACGGACCAAATGCTGAAGATCCAACAAGATATCGCGAAACAATTCGAACAGAAAAATCCGGGTGTGAAGGTACAAGTCGAGGCATATGCAGATGGTTTTGATCAGAAGCTGGTAGCGGCATTCGGAGCGAAAAACCCGCCGGATGTCATGTACATGTGGGATTTCCCAACGTACAACGCCTCGCTCGAGCCATTGGATGAGTACGTAAAGAAGGACCCATCCGTGGCAATCGACGACTTTTACCAGGGCCTCTTAAACTATAATCGATTCGATGGAAAATTGTTCGGTCTCCCAGCGGGCTTCTCGACGCGGGTCGTATTCTACAACAAAAAGCTGTTTAACGAAGCAAATGTACCACTTCCGACAGACGACTGGACGTGGGATGATTTCAAATCAGCAGCCAAACAGCTGACTGTTCGCGACAAGAAGCAGTACGGATTCGCTGTTCGTTCGGAGCCGGATACGTACGATTTGCAGCAGTTCGTGTGGAGCAACGGCAGCAGCTTCATCAGTCCAGACGGAAAAACCATCGAAGGCTACATGAATAGCAAGGAAACAGCAGAAGCCCTGCAAATTTTCAGTGATTTGACGAAAGACAAGAGCGCTTTGCTCGTCGGTGGCAAAAACCAGCAGAGCGGAAACGACTTGTTCAAAGCGGGCAAGCTCGCGATGTATGACAACGGCGTATGGTCGCTCGAGTCGTACAAGAAGGCGAATGTCGATTTTGGTACGGTCGTGATGCCGCAATTCCCTGGCAAGCCTGGTAAGGGTGTCATTGCAACCTCCTCTGTATCGATCGCCAAGGATTCCAAAAATAAAGAACTGGCTTGGGAGTTTTTGAAGTTCTTCGTTTCCAGTGATGCGATCAAGATGCGTACATCTGACTTGCCTGTACGTATTAGTGTCGTACAAGAGAAGAAGCTCGATCAGGACCCGCTCTACGCGCCGTTCTATAAGACATTGGAGCAATCTACTGACACGCCAGCATTCCTGTTGAATCCACACTGGAACGAAATCAACCGGAACCTTTCCGCAGCGGTCAATGCGATCATGATGGGACAAAATGCCGAGGAATTACTGAATAAGGCAGTCAAAGACTCCCAGAAGTTTCTACAAAAATAA
- a CDS encoding response regulator transcription factor produces MSIKVMIVDDEVLVRRGLKAMVPWSRYGMEVVADAPNGRKGWEAFLQVQPELVITDIVMPEMDGLELCRRVKEQAPQTKVLLLSCHRDFSFAQQGISLGVSGYLLKTEFQDEEWGTLLEKLRTELAGESARPEKIRERPDEWKREFGSWLTGLSRDFEQSLSSLLQSHWSWMNDSMRVWLLEGMGSSVNGEEQERAWITRELDSQWEWIACGDIRFLLTPAGTGRQVESLLVEWKLAGKVTSWETASPFAGLEAWIQTVRMLYQRTERARKYGVIQDPWQEPIKQAVHYALDRLDTPLTVSEVASQVGLSRSHFSVMFKKGVGESFGEFLDKRRVKMARAMLDETALSIQEVAERVGLPDAKYFSKWFKKCTGMTPSHYRFKQKEESSRTIVHSTAQT; encoded by the coding sequence ATGAGCATCAAGGTAATGATTGTGGATGACGAAGTGCTGGTGCGAAGAGGACTGAAGGCAATGGTGCCATGGAGTCGCTACGGGATGGAAGTGGTAGCGGATGCACCGAATGGTCGGAAAGGCTGGGAGGCTTTCCTGCAAGTACAGCCCGAGCTGGTGATTACGGACATCGTCATGCCGGAAATGGATGGACTGGAGCTGTGCAGGCGGGTGAAGGAGCAGGCTCCACAAACAAAGGTGCTCCTGCTCAGCTGTCACCGCGATTTTTCTTTTGCTCAGCAGGGAATCTCTCTCGGGGTATCCGGATATTTGTTGAAGACCGAGTTCCAGGATGAGGAATGGGGTACGTTGTTGGAAAAGCTGCGGACTGAGCTGGCAGGCGAGAGTGCGCGACCTGAAAAAATTCGTGAACGCCCTGATGAATGGAAGAGGGAATTCGGTTCGTGGTTGACTGGCTTGAGCCGGGATTTCGAGCAAAGCTTGTCCTCCCTCCTGCAATCACACTGGTCGTGGATGAACGATTCCATGCGTGTATGGCTCTTGGAAGGGATGGGCAGCAGTGTAAATGGCGAGGAGCAGGAGCGCGCATGGATTACACGGGAGCTGGACAGCCAATGGGAGTGGATCGCATGTGGCGATATCCGTTTTTTGCTGACGCCCGCAGGTACTGGCAGGCAGGTAGAATCCTTGCTCGTGGAATGGAAGCTGGCTGGAAAGGTGACGAGCTGGGAGACAGCAAGCCCGTTTGCTGGACTCGAAGCGTGGATTCAGACGGTACGGATGCTTTACCAGCGCACGGAGCGGGCGCGCAAGTACGGCGTCATTCAAGACCCGTGGCAGGAACCGATCAAGCAGGCCGTTCATTATGCGCTCGATCGTCTGGATACGCCATTGACAGTCAGTGAGGTAGCTTCACAGGTGGGACTAAGCCGCAGTCATTTTAGCGTGATGTTTAAAAAGGGAGTGGGCGAGAGCTTCGGAGAGTTTCTTGATAAACGCCGGGTAAAAATGGCCCGAGCGATGCTGGATGAAACAGCTCTGTCCATTCAGGAGGTAGCTGAGCGAGTCGGTCTTCCTGACGCGAAATACTTCAGCAAATGGTTTAAAAAATGTACAGGGATGACCCCGAGCCACTATCGTTTCAAACAAAAGGAGGAGTCCAGTCGAACAATCGTCCACTCCACCGCGCAAACCTAA